From the Quercus lobata isolate SW786 chromosome 6, ValleyOak3.0 Primary Assembly, whole genome shotgun sequence genome, one window contains:
- the LOC115995127 gene encoding uncharacterized protein LOC115995127 has translation MAISTSFVPPLSFNTISSSSSSSSSSWSFSLLSLTPFRPHYHALVVGNPSSNGRLMVQCSSSEMGSSSDPINMRQSQMSSMAPFGVTMNEGVMSKSSYKWQRVLLKVSGEALAGDHLQNIDPKVTMSIAREVAAVTRLGIEVAIVVGGGNIFRGSSWAGSSGLDRSSADYIGMLATVMNAIFLQATMESIGIPTRVQTAFRMSEVAEPYIRRRAVRHLEKGRVVIFAAGTGNPFFTTDTAAALRCAEINAEVVLKATNVDGVYDDDPKSNPNARLLDTLTYHEVTSKDLSVMDMTAITLCQENNIPVVVFNLGEPGNISKAIKGERVGTLIGGMRNSPVTRT, from the exons ATGGCTATCTCCACTTCCTTTGTTCCTCCTCTCTCTTTCAAtaccatttcttcttcttcttcttcttcttcttcttcatggtCATTTTCTTTGTTATCTCTGACCCCATTCAGGCCCCATTACCATGCTTTGGTGGTGGGTAATCCCAGCTCAAATGGACGGTTAATGGTTCAATGTTCTTCTTCTGAAATGGGTTCCTCTTCTGACCCCATCAATATGAG GCAATCTCAGATGTCATCAATGGCTCCTTTTGGAGTGACGATGAATGAAGGTGTCATGTCTAAATCATCGTATAAATGGCAAAGGGTGTTGCTTAAAGTAAGTGGAGAAGCACTAGCGGGAGATCACTTGCAAAATATAGACCCAAAG GTTACAATGTCTATTGCAAGGGAGGTTGCAGCTGTGACTCGCCTTGGCATTGAG GTTGCAATTGTTGTTGGTGGGGGAAATATCTTCCGTGGTTCTTCCTGGGCAGGAAGTAGTGGCCTTGACCGTTCATCTGCTGATTACATTGG GATGTTGGCCACTGTCATGAATGCTATATTTCTTCAAGCAACGATGGAGAGTATTGGTATCCCTACTCGGGTGCAGACTGCATTTCGCATGTCTGAGGTTGCAGAGCCATATATACGTCGAAGAGCTGTGAGGCATTTGGAAAAAGGAAGAGTTGTAATTTTTGCAGCTGGAACTGGAAATCCATTCTTCACTACAGATACTGCTGCAGCCCTTCGTTGTGCAGAAA TTAATGCAGAGGTTGTGCTAAAAGCTACAAACGTTGATGGGGTCTATGATGATGATCCAAAGAGCAACCCTAATGCTCGTCTTCTTGATACTCTAACTTACCATGAGGTGACTTCAAAAGATCTTTCAGTGATGGACATGACAGCCATTACTTTGTGCCAGGAAAATAATATTCCAG TTGTTGTCTTCAATCTAGGTGAACCGGGGAACATCTCAAAAGCCATAAAGGGAGAGAGGGTTGGCACATTGATTGGAGGGATGCGCAATTCACCAGTGACAAGGACATGA
- the LOC115994947 gene encoding protein MKS1-like, with translation MNPYPQESSPQTPKKEVQIQGPRPPPLRVSKDSHKIKKPPPHPPPKLPLKPFQNPQQQQQQPPHQPVIIYSVSPKVIHASSASDFMSIVQRLTGSSTSSSSASYSGAGDLSPAARLASIEKTSPSERDRERANSTNTTTAMLEEEEVEVVEILGQAATHPGILSPAPATLAPIPDGFFSPLIEPQAYSLMHELSPLWHNSFMASPSGLFSAPLVSPSPSSMDLFNHFMDF, from the coding sequence atgaatccaTATCCACAGGAATCATCACCACAGACACCCAAAAAAGAGGTCCAAATCCAAGGTCCTAGGCCGCCTCCTCTCAGAGTCAGCAAAGACTCCCACAAGATCAAAAAGCCTCCACCACATCCACCGCCTAAACTACCTCTAAAACCCTTCCAAaacccacaacaacaacaacagcaaccaCCACATCAGCCAGTAATTATCTACTCTGTCTCTCCCAAAGTCATCCATGCCTCATCAGCCAGTGACTTCATGTCCATCGTTCAACGCCTCACGGGCTCTTCTACTTCATCTTCATCTGCATCTTATTCCGGCGCCGGAGACCTCTCTCCGGCGGCGAGGTTGGCCTCCATCGAAAAGACAAGCCCTTCAGAAAGAGACCGAGAAAGAGCCAACAGTACTAATACAACTACTGCTAtgttggaagaagaagaagtggaagTAGTAGAAATCTTGGGTCAAGCTGCTACTCATCCGGGGATATTATCGCCGGCGCCGGCGACTTTAGCTCCGATCCCAGATGGGTTTTTCTCGCCGTTGATTGAGCCGCAGGCTTATTCGCTGATGCACGAGTTGAGTCCACTTTGGCATAACTCGTTCATGGCCAGTCCTTCTGGCTTGTTCTCAGCTCCTTTGGTCTCTCCATCTCCATCCTCCATGGACCTCTTCAACCATTTTATGGACTTTTAG